From Streptomyces sp. TLI_053, a single genomic window includes:
- a CDS encoding TetR/AcrR family transcriptional regulator translates to MARPRTFDEGRALDAAMHAFWANGYEATSTQDLCEATGLGRSSIYNTFSSKHDLFKRSLARYIEVMTVPQIELLEDPGLPPLERIRVLLARIVEGEFEHRPEGRSIGCLTVNTVVELAGRDPEADAMLVRDQEVRLAALRAAIAAGQLAGGIAGRRAPEELARFVNAVIGGMRVAAKGGADRAAVEAVAATALDALTP, encoded by the coding sequence ATGGCGAGACCGCGCACCTTCGACGAGGGCCGCGCGCTCGACGCGGCGATGCACGCGTTCTGGGCGAACGGCTACGAGGCCACCTCCACGCAGGACCTCTGCGAGGCGACCGGTCTCGGGCGGAGCAGCATCTACAACACGTTCAGCAGCAAGCACGACCTGTTCAAGCGGTCGCTGGCCCGCTACATCGAGGTGATGACCGTCCCGCAGATCGAGCTGCTGGAGGATCCGGGGCTGCCGCCGCTGGAGCGGATCCGGGTCCTGCTCGCGCGGATCGTGGAGGGGGAGTTCGAGCACCGTCCGGAGGGTCGCAGCATCGGCTGTCTGACCGTGAACACCGTGGTGGAGCTGGCCGGACGCGACCCGGAGGCGGACGCGATGCTGGTCCGCGACCAGGAGGTGCGGCTCGCCGCGCTGCGGGCCGCGATCGCCGCCGGGCAACTGGCGGGCGGGATCGCCGGCCGGCGGGCGCCGGAGGAGCTGGCCCGCTTCGTCAACGCGGTGATCGGCGGGATGCGGGTCGCCGCCAAGGGCGGGGCCGACCGGGCCGCCGTCGAGGCCGTGGCCGCCACCGCCCTGGACGCCCTCACCCCCTGA